One Setaria viridis chromosome 7, Setaria_viridis_v4.0, whole genome shotgun sequence genomic region harbors:
- the LOC117863337 gene encoding uncharacterized protein, with product MGTASTSPDAMEATSRPPGLSITVEKNPPEARLLQLGVKSWPKWGCPPGRFPLKFDAALTCYLVKGRVRAAVKGSRERVEFGAGDLVVFPKGLSCTWDVVVGVDKHYNFDPS from the exons ATGGGGACGGCTTCGACGAGCCCAGACGCCATGGAGGCAACAAGCAGGCCCCCCGGCCTCTCCATCACCGTGGAGAAGAACCCGCCGGAGGCGCGCTTGCTTCAACTCGGCGTCAAGTCCTGGCCCAA ATGGGGCTGCCCGCCGGGGAGGTTCCCGCTCAAGTTCGACGCGGCGCTGACGTGCTACCTCGTGAAGGGCAGGGTGAGGGCCGCCGTGAAGGGCTCCCGCGAGCGCGTCGAGTtcggcgccggcgacctcgtcgtcttccccaaGGGTCTCAGCTGCACCTGggacgtcgtcgtcggcgtcgacaAGCACTACAACTTCGACCCCTCCTGA